The sequence below is a genomic window from Anaerocolumna chitinilytica.
CTCTACAATCTTATTAACAGAGCGGAATATCTAAAAAATTCCATGGCAGGACGTAATATTCTAGCCCAGAACCTGCCCTTAGAAACAGTCAAGATGGCAACGGCTGTTTTGGCCACGGGACCTATCATCCTTGCGTATCCCATGGTACAAAAGTATTTTATATCCGGTATTACCGTTGGAGCCGTGAAAGGATAAGTTATTGAAAATTCCATTTGGTCTGACCGATTGTGCGCAGGTTGGCTGGATTGATTGGGGTTCAATATAAAGTAGTTAGATTCAAAAACTATAGTATGGGAGATATAAAATGAAAAAAAGATGGATTTCAATGTTTTTAGTATTCGTTCTGATAGTTTTTTCTTTTACGGGCTGCGGTAAATCCGATTCAAAGGAAACTACAGGCAAAACAACAGAATCAGGGGATGCTGCCGGACAGAATAAATATAAAGGTCCCAGCGGAAATACGCCTGTCATAGACGGGAAAGTTGATACCTCAAAATTTGTTACCGTTAAGATGTTAGTTTTAGGTGACCCCCCAAAGGGTGGCGCTGACAAAAGAGTGCTGGAACAGCTAAATAAGATCTTTAAGGAAAAGCTGAATGCAGAGCTGGATATTCAGTGGATTGAATGGAATAACTATGCTACAAAATACCAGATGGAATTGGTTTCCGGCAGCGATATTGATCTTATATTCACAAGTTCAACCTGGTTGAATTTATGGGACAATGCAGAAAAAAGTGCATTTATGGACCTGACAGAGATGCTTCCCCATTACGCACCCCAGTTGTGGGCAGATACGAAAAAGGAAGAATGGGAAGGCTGTACCTACAAGGGGAAAATTGTTGCACTGCCGGAACATAGAAAATGGCAATTATCCACTCCGTTATTCGTTTACCGCGCAGACTGGGCAAAAGAATTTGGAATCGATAAAGTGGACTCCACTGATACATTAGAACAATACTGCAAAGCGATTTTAGCAAATAAACCGGGTGTAATTCCATACAATGTAGGCGGAAGTGCAGGCTCCAATGAATTATATGCTATGTGGCTGCGCCAGGATACCGATTATGTTTTAGGTGCCGGCAGCGTAGGTATGGCAGTACCGGTAACAAATAAAAGTATCGATGAACCCTGGACTTCCGTTTCACCGGTATTTGATGATAAATTTCTTGATTTTGCTGTGAAAATGAAGGAGTGGGGCGATGCAGGATTTTGGCCCAATGATGTAATGTCAACTACCGTTGATACAAAAGCTGCGTTTCTTGCAGGAAACTCCGGACTCTACAGTGTTAACGTAGCTAACTATTATCCTTTATTCCAGGAGATGGCAAAGGAAAATCCGAAGGCTGAGTTAGGCGGATTTTTCTTTGATGAAAAAAGAGGTTTTGCGATTTCTGACGTTGTAACCCAGGATGCCTGCTCCATTACTGCAAATGCAAAGAACCCGGAAAGAGCTCTTATGATGTATGACTTGTTTCAATATGATCCTGAAGTTTACCGTTTGACCCAGTATGGTATTGAAGGAGAGCAATACGTTATCAATAAAGACGGATATCGTGAAAAGCCTGCCAGCTACAAGGAAGAGAAGGATTCTTATTATTGGGATATGTGGAGTACCAGAAATGATGCTCTTGAAGTGCCGGAATTTAATCCATATAAAGACAAAATCGATGAAATTAATGCTATGATTAAGCCTTGGACACGAATGAATCCCTGGGGTTCCTTTATTGTAGATACTTCTAATATGAATGCACAGGTAACAGCAATAAATGAGGCTGGAACCACCTGGCTTCCGGCAATTCAATTCGGTAAAGCGGGTGATCCGGCAGATGCCGTAAAACAGTACCGTGATGCTTTAACCAATGCCGGCATCGAGGATTATATGAAGGAAGTAGAACGCCAGATGCAGGAGTTTAATAAAAAATAATGTAATACAAATGTAAATAAATAGAGAAAGAAAGGCTGCCAGAAATAGTCATGTACTATCGTTGCAATCATGCTAATATGACAGCCTTTATTTTATAGGATACTTATCTTTGGAGGGAAATATGGATAGTTTTATTGGTTGTGATTTTGGAGGTACAAAGCTGTTAATCGGTGAGATTGATATGCAGGGGAACATATTGGGGATGAAAAGGTATGAAACCGGTATTAAGAATCACAGGGAAGCAGCGGACCGAGTTCTGGAGTGTTTAAACGACTATATCAGCAAAGTTGGATTTATAGGATCTCCGGCAGCAGTTGGCGCAGGCGTTGTGGGTGTAGTTGATTATGAAAACGGGATATGGAAATCAATGGACCATATAGAGACAAATCCAATTCCCCTTGGGAAGCTTATTTCAGAGAAATTGAATATACCCGCTTATATAGATAATGACGTAAAATGTGCAACTGGTGCGGAGATGATATTTGGTCATGGTAAGGATAGCCAGAATTTTATCTACTTAAATATCGGAACCGGCATAGCCGCAGGAATTGTATCAGAAGGAAGATTAATTCGGGGAGCAAATAACAACAGTGGTGAGGTTGGGCATAGTGTGATTGATCTCACAAGAGAAAACCAATGTATTTGCGGCAGAAAGGGATGTGTTGAGAGTCTCGCCTCCGGGTCGGGTTTACATGCCCAGGCGCTTTGTTTATATGATGATTTTGAAACAAAGCTTAGCAGACCGAGTGAAGGAAACAGAGTCAATGCGGCTGAAGTATTTCGTTTATCGGAGGAAGGCGACCCCTTATGCCATAAATTAACCCAACAGCTTGAAGATCAATTAGCTAATTTAATTATGAATATGGTAAGAGTTTCAGATCCGGATACGATTATTTTGGGTGGCGGTTTAGTTAGTGACGGCTGGCTTCTGCCGAGAATCAAAGAAAAATTGAATCCAGCAACCATGCGCGGTGTAAAAAACGGAGTTATTTTATCCAGCTTCGACCCAAGATTTGTCGGATTGATAGGTGCTGGCGCAATCGGACTAATTGGACTTCAACATCAAAAATAATATATTTAAGGAGAGAATTAGTATGAATATAATAATTGCAGAAAATGAACAAAGGTTTGATCAGATAGCAGCATGGAAAATTATCGGTCAGATGCTGTCAAAGCCGGAGAGCTTGATTGGGCTTTCAACCGGGCAGACTACTATGAATATGCATCGAATTGTCAGCGAAATATACAAAATGAATCCTTTTGATACGTCGAAGGTACAGGTTTTTAACGTGGATGAGTTGATTAATCTGCCAAGAACCTATTCCGGCAGCTGCTATGCCATGATAAAAAGCCAGTTGTGTGATTCCTTAAATATTCCGGAAGAACATTTTATTATGCCGCCGACTTTTAGTGAGGATTTTGAACTGGAGTGTAAAAAGTTTGATCAGGCATTAGAGGCAGCGGGCGGGATTGATCTTCAGATGCTTGGTATTGGCTGGAATGGGCATATCGGTATCAATCAACCGGGAACACCCTTTGAAAGTACGACCTGGGTCTCTCCAATGGATCCGATATTTGAGGAAAAAGTTCGCAGGGAGACCAAGGTAGACGAGAATTATTATCTTGGGGGTCTGACTCTTGGGATCAAGAACATTATGCAGGCGAGAAAGGTTGTCCTTATTGCAAAGGGAAGACAAAAAGCAGAGATTATCAAAAAGGCACTTCAGGGGCCGGTTACCGTTGATATTCCGGCATCTGTATTACAACTGCATCCAAACTGTGAAGTTTTATTGGATACAGAGGCAGCATCAATGCTATAATTAGAGTATGTATGTAGAATTGCGTTGGAAAGGGCATGGGTGTTAGTGTGTGTAAATATAATGCAGTGATATTTGTAAGTCCAATGGGACATGATGTAAACCGGGTATGTACGATTTTAAGCCGCTGGCTTAATGAAACCGGGCTCTTTTTTGTGGAAGCCGCAGGAACCTATCCCGGAGCAGAATATTCCATTGAAAGCTATATGCTCAACAAAGAAAAAGCAGCTAAGACAGATCTTTTTATTTTTCTCTGCTCTGATGAGTATTGGTCTAACAGGGAAATAGAGTTATGTCTGGCAGAAGAAGTAAAGAAGGGGAAGGGTGTTTTATTCTACCACGGATTGCATCCCTGCTTTGGAAATAATCCTGAGATAGAGAAGATGATCGGGCTTTTGTGGCGGGAGACGGCAACTCACGGTGATTTTAATTACTGGGATATTACGATATCAGACCTGCCTGATAAAGGGAGACATCCAATTACAGAGGGTGTCGGTAATTTCCGGACAGCCGACGAGTTATTCTGCAGGCTGGAAAACCCATGGAATGTTCCGGTGCAAGTACTTGCAACCGCTTATTCTGATCCTGAAGTGATATCCAGATGGGGTCATACGGGAACCGGATATGAAGAACCGGTATTAACGGTTGGAAATTACGGCAAGGGTAATACGGTTAACTTTATCTTGGGCCATGTCTGGCCCTTTTATACCGGGCACGGTCTGACGGAAAATACAACAATTGCACTGGAACCTGCAGAGTTTAAAGCCATGTTCTTAAGAAGCTGTGAATGGGCAGTGACCGGACAGGTACTTGTAACGAAGGAGTGCTAGGAGGATTCGATAATGAAAGAGGAGTTTCGTAAAGAGCTTATCCAGAGCGGATTTATACATAGGCCGTTACCCCTTTATGAAGACGGAAGATTGGAGACCGGTCTGCTAAAAAGAAAGGTCTTGGAGCGCAAACCTATATGGGCGGACTCTATATATCCGAAACTGCATCATAGCGGAGAAGGAACCGTTTCAGTTGAAACAAATGATGGCACACAGACGATTAAGCTTATGGGAACATCTATTACCTATTGCTGGCCGGAGGCCATGAGTCCCGATGGAGACTGTGCTTTTTATGGAACTGTTCATGCTAGAATCGAACTTGAACATGAAAATTGGGAGCAATTCCACTGTATGGTATTTGAGGTTAAGCCGGTTTGTGAGGGAGTACGCAGTGTTAACTTAAATCTAGGAATCCGAAATGAAGGTAAAGTGAAGGTTCCTGATGAATATTACAGAGAAGGCACCCATGTCGTTAATCTGAAAAATGGTGAATGGAACCCATGCCTCTGGGAATTCGGAAGTATGGGAAGGGATGAGATCACAGAACTGGATTTTAGCTGCAGATTGAATGGAAAAGATACCTCCTCCGGTGATAAGGTCACTTTTTACATTCGAAAGGTATATCTTCAAAAGGTAATGGAACCGGAGCCGGACAAAGGTTGGCTCTGCAGTACTGAAAAAATCTCATATTCTTCCTCCGGTTACTTTAGTATCGGCAAAAAATTTGCAGTTACTGCTAGAAAATCAGAGACGTTTCAACTTTTGGAGGCAGATACCCATAAGATAATTTATGAAGACAGGGTAAGACAGCAGGTCTTTCAAGGGTCAGAATATTTTATCATGGATTTTTCCGAGGTAACGAAAGAAGGAACCTATATTCTCCGCTGTGATGGATTGGAGACAAGACCTTTTCCTATTTCTGAAAATGCTTTCGAGGAAGCTCTCTGGAAGGTAATTAATTTTATATTCTGTGAAAGATGCGGTTACCCCGTTCCCGGAAAGCATGGAAAATGTCATCAGGATGTTGTGGCGAAGCATAATGGAACGCTCCTGTCCTTTGGGGGAGGATGGCATGATGCAGGGGATATGTCACAGCAGTTGATTCATACGGCAGAGGTAACCCTGGCGTTGCTAGAGATGGCAGACGCCCTTGAAAAACAAAAGATAAAAGAGCACAAAACTGAGCAGGATATTTATGGAACCCTGCTTCAAGAACGTCTTTTGGAAGAAGCTATGTGGGGACTGGAATTTGTCCTGAACAGCCGATTCGGAGACGGGTACCGCGCCACCAGTGCGGGATTGGTTCGCTGGACCAACAATCGTATCGGGGATGAGGATGATGTGGAGGTGCGCTGTCATAACCATGCCTTCGAAAATCTTCTGTGCAGCGGGATTTGCGCAGTGGCCTCCAAATTGTTGGCGGATAAGGACAAAGAGCTTGCCTGGAAATGCCTGGAGGCAGCAAAAGAAGATTATACCTTTGGCATTAACCGATTTGAAGAAGTGGGGATGGAGCTGCCGATTATGTGGGAGCATACCTACTCCTCTTCAAAATCCCAGTACTATTCCTTAATTGTCTGGACTTCCTCTATTCTTTTTGAGCAGACGAAGGATGAAGTCTATAGTGGCAAGGCTGCCTTGTACGGAGAGAGACTTCTTAATTGTCAGGAGCAGGAGGTAAAGGCCGGTGAATTTACCGGGTTTTTCTATCGGGATGAGAGCAGGAAGGAAATTGTTCACTACAGCCATCAATCAAGGGAGTATATGTTTATAGAGGCACTGGAGCGCTTATGCCTTTCTCAGCCGGAACATTCGGATTTACCGAAGTGGGAGCGGGGTATACAGCTTTACGGGGAGTATTTGAAACAACTAATGGAATATGCTAGTCCTTATCATATGATACCGGCAGGCTTATACCATGAAAGTGAAACAGAATATAAGGACACTTTTAAAATAATGCATCTTCTGGTGGATTACGAGGAACAGAAGGTTAATTATCAGAAGCAGCTTAAAGCGGGAGTTGAATTAAAGGACGGTTATTATGTTCGTAATTTTCCGGTCTGGTTCTCTTTTCGCGGGAATACGGCTATCCATCTTGCCATGGGTAAGGGAGCTGCCGTAGCAGGAGCATATCTAAAGGATAAGGAATTGCTGTCATTTGCCAAAGAACAGCTTTATTGGATTGGCGGCAGAAATCCTTTTCATCAGTCCCTGATGTATGGGGAAGGGGAACGTTACGCTCAGCAATATGCGGTTATGCCTGGTGAAATGACAGGAGAACTGCCGGTAGGTATTCAGACAAATGAAAATGAAGATATTCCCTATTGGCCCCATAACAATAATGCAACATATAAAGAGGTTTGGACCTCTTCTGCCTGCAGGTGGCTATGGCTGCTGGCTAAAATATATCAGAATGAAAGATAACATATCTTTTACAGCATGGAGGTTGTGATGATAAAAATAGGATTTGTGGATCAATACCTGGATAATTGGCATTCCAATCATTATCCGGAGTATCTTCTGCTGGCAGCAGAGTTATACGGGATAGATGCCAAAGTAACACATGCCTTTGCAGAAATGGATCATCCGGATGCCGTATATGGCTTAACGACCGAGGCCTGGTGCGAAAAATATAATTGTATTCATTGTAAAACCTATGAGGAGCTCATTGAGAGTGTGGATGCTATCATGGTAATGTGCGCGGATGATTGCCTGCCTCATGAGTCATTGGCACAGGAAGCGTTAAAGAGCGGAAAACCGGTTTATTGTGATAAGACATTTGCTCCTACCTTTGAGGCGGCAGCCAGAATGTTCCGGTTAGCTGAAGAATATCATACACCAGTGTTTACTTGCTCTGCCCAACGTTTTTGCATGGAACTTTTAAGTTTTCAAAAAATGGAGACAGAGGAAATAGAGTATTGTTCTACCACCGGTCCGGGAGATATGGTAAACTATTCGATTCATCAGTTTGAGATGTTAGAAGCTTTAATGGGACCGGGTGCTATTAGGTGTCAGGCTCATCTGTCCGGTGAAGCTGTTCATATTCTGTATCAGTATGAGACGGGCAGAATGTGTACCTTTACTCAAGGCAATAAAATGCCCTTTCATTTATTTGCGTCAACAAAAAGAGAGGGTATTAAGGAAATTGCTGTTTCGGACTACTATATGAATTTTATGAATAAATTACTGCATTTCTTTCAAGACAGGGAGCAGCTTCCGGTTGCCAAGGAAGAGACCTTGGAGATTATGGCAATGCAGCAGGCCGGCAGATGGGCAATACAAAACCCCGGCGAATGGATTACTATAAAGTACAACAGCAGTGTAATGCAGAATAAGGAGATAGAATGTATTTAATACCTGAGCCGGTTTGTATTAAGTTTACTGGGGAGAAATGCTTTCGATTATGTTATAACTGTAGGATAATTTTATCCCCTGAGAGTGATTCCCAGACCTTTTTACATGCCCGGATATTGAAAAAAGCTATTTATCAGGAATTGGGATTTGATTGTCCTATCAGCAAGGGAAGCAAGACAGAGGGAAATATCTTTTTCTCCTTTAATAATACTTTAAAAACAGAGGAATATCATCTGTCTATTACAGAATTAGGGGTGGAAATAAGCGGCGGGAGCAATGCCGGAATTCTTTATGGAATCCAAACTCTTAGACAGATTATAAAAGAGCAGGGAGCAGTACTGCAAGGAGTTGAGATAAAGGACTTTCCGGATATGGCGAATCGTGGTTATTATCATGATATTACCAGAGGCAGAATACCAACGCTGGAAACCCTGAAAGCACTGGCAGATAAAGCTGCTTACTATAAGCTGAATCAGCTGCAGCTGTATATTGAACATAGTTTCTTGTTCCGTGATTTCAGTGAAGTATGGCGTGATGATACGCCGCTTACAGCGGAGGAAATACTTGAATTTGACAGCTACTGCAAGAATCTCCATATTGACCTTATTCCTTCTATTGCAAGCTTTGGCCATCTATATAAGGTTTTGCGAACCCATACATATGCCCATTTATGTGAACTTGAGAATTCAGATCAGGAACCCTTCTCTTTTTATGAACGAATGGCACATCATACTCTGGACATATCCTCAGAAGAAAGTTTTCAATTTGTTGTCAGAATGATAGAAGAATATATGCCCCTATTTTCATCGCAGTTTTTTAACATCTGTGCAGATGAGACCTTTGACCTTGGAAAAGGGAGAAGTAAGGGCCTTTCAGATAAAATCGGGACCAATGAAATGTATATTATCTTTTTGAAACGGATTTGTGCATTTATTATCTCTATGAAAAAAATACCCATGTTTTGGGGAGATATCATATGTGAGATACCCGAGGCAATTCAAGAGTTGCCGAAGGAAACTATCTGCTTGAATTGGGGCTATGCGCCTGACCATAGTGAGGAAGGCACAAAAAAACTTGCAATGGCTGGGGCAACACAGTATATATGTCCGGGAGTCAGTGGCTGGAACCGGCTGATAAATGATTTAAGAACTTCCTATGATAACATCAAAAGAATGTGTTCTTTCGGAAGAAAATATGGAGCCATAGGTATTTTAAATACGGATTGGGGTGACTTTGGGCACATCAATCACCCAGAATTTTCTACTGCTGGCCTAATATACGGGGCAGTGAACTCGTGGAATGAACATATTCCCGAATTCGAAGCTTTAAACGAATCTATATCCTATCTGGAATATGGAGACCCATCAAAGCAATTCTTGCATATTATCTCTCAGCTGGATGAGGCGGTTGTGGTATCCTGGTTTGAAGTTATCTGCTTTAAGGAGCTCAAAACAGGGCAGCTTAAACGTGAGCCCTATTCACCGGTATTAAAAGAAATAACCCTGGAAAAGGTAAGAATAGCAAATGCTCTTTTAGAGAAAGCAATTCAAAGGATATATGAAATTATTTCAGGGGCAAAGAGAGAAAAACGAAGTCTTTATGGCGCTTATATTCTGGCGGCAGAAGGCATTAAGCTGTGGAATGAAATCGGCGGGGTCGTATCCGGCTGTGATACCGTAATCAAGAAAGAAGAGATTAATGAACTGGCTGTACGCCTGGAATATTGGTATCATGAATATAAGAAACTATGGCGCAGTACCAGTAAAGAAGCGGAGCTTTACCGTATTGGTGAGGTTATATTCTGGTATGCGGATTATTTAAGAAAATTAAATTAGCAAAGATACATTAACAAAAGATACATTAACAAAAGATATATTAGCAAAAGATACATTAACAGAAGATGCATTAGCAAAAGATACATTAGCAAAAGATAAGGGGCTGTCATGAAAGGAAGCTCTGGAGAGATATCTTGCCTCACTCAAAAAGTGTAGTATGTCAAGACATCTCACCGGAGCCTTCTATTCCTGCAGCCCTTTGTTATAGAAATACTTCCCTTATCTATTTATTCTTTTAGCGGTAAGACGCCCTTAATATCGCAAGGCAGTCTCCTTTTGTAAGCGGAGCCGGGTCAACCTCGAATAACCCGCCCATGGTTTCATAAGCCTTCTCCACATACTTTTTCAGTTCTGCTTCTTTTATTCCGTAATCAGACATCTTAAGCTCCGAAACCCCGCAAGCCTCCTGTAATTCTGTAAGGGCATATACAAAATCCATAGGCTCCTTCGCATCTTTCTTACCTAATGCCTTTGCCATATGAATAAGCCTATCATCACAGCTATGGGACATAGCAAAATGAGTATAATAAGCGCGGCTTATCATTATGAGACCTGCTCCATGAGGCAGGCTTGGGTGATAAGCACTTAAAGCATGCTCTAAGGAGTGCTCGGAGGTGCAGCCGGAGGTGGATTCTACCATGCCGGATAGAGTATTGGCAAGAGCAACCTCTTCTCTGGCTTTGTCATCCTTGCCATTCTTTACGGCAGAGGGAAGGCTTCTTCCGATTAATTCAATAGCTTTTAAGGCATACATATCACTCATAACAAAAGCAGTTTTATTGATGTACCCCTCAGTGCTATGAAATAAGGCATCAAAACCCTGATAAGCGGTCAGGTGGGGCGGAACGGTTAGCATTAAGTCCGGGTCGACAACGGAGAGAACCGGGAAAGTCTTATCATAGCCAAAGCCGATCTTTTCTTCTGTATCTTCTTTCGTAATAACAGTCCAGGGATCAATTTCCGTACCGGTACCAGCCGTAGTAGTAATAGCTACTACAGGAAGGGGGGCATTAGGTACGGGAAGTCCTTTTCCGCTGCCACCGCCAATATAATCCCAATAGTCTCCTTCATTAGCTGCCATAACGGCAATAGACTTGGCTGAGTCAATACTGCTGCCGCCTCCAAGGCCGATGACAAAATCACAGCCCTCTTTCTTTGCAAAGGCAGCGCCTTCCATTACATGGGATTTAATTGGATTGGGAAGAATCTTATCAAATACGGCATAGGAAACATCTGCAAGGACAAGTTCTTTCTCAAGCCTGTCCAAATATCCATTTTCCCGGATTGATTTTCCGGAGGAAATCACAATAAGGGCTTTTTTTCCCGGGAGTTTTTCTAAATGAAGATTATTAAGCTGGCCCTTGCCAAATAGTAATTTCGTAGGGATAAAATAATTAAAATTCATATGCTGCATCCTTTTTCTGATTATTTGGGTTTTTAGCCAGAAACCCATAAACTGGATATTTATTACTTTCTAGTATACGCCATAGAGTTAACTACAAGTCAAGCTTTTTTAATATGATACGTGAAACCTGCTTAAGTTCAAGTGTATGAAGTTATTATTAAAACATTCAGAGTTTCCCTAACAGATTATTATTTATTTGGATAATGATTTAAATCACCGAATGCAGCTCAATGTTTTGATATATTAAGGGTATAAATTTCGCAGGAAAGTAATTATGGGTTTTTTACATATTACTGCTTAAAGAATATTTAACCGTCAATAATCTGATTGGAGGACAAGTACTTATGGAAAAGAAAATAATAGATTTAAATAAATCAGTTTATGAACTGTGCAGCAGCGATGATGCACTGCCTGAAATACTTTCAGAACTAGGGTTTACGGATATTACGAAACCCGGAATGCTTATGACGGCAGGAAGATTTATGACCCTGCCCAAAGGAGCACAGATGAAGAAAATAGACCTTTCTATCCTCAAAGAAAAGTTGATTGAGAAAGGTTATGATATCAAAGAATAGATAGATTAAAGGAGGATGTACTATGAGCGAGAGTATTAACAACAGAGAGTATCGGCAAAAGGTACTAAAGCAGGTGATTACGGAGCTCCATGAAGGTAAGACGGTAGAAGAAGTAAAAGGTATATTTGAAGCAGCTTTTCAAGGGGTTTCGGCAACTGAAATATCAGAAGCAGAAGGAGCTTTGATGGCCGGAGGTCTTCCTGTGGAGGAAATACAGCGTCTGTGTGATGTACATGCAGCTGTTTTTAAGGGTTCCATTGAAGAAATTCACCAGCCCACAGACCAGACCCAGATACCGGGGCATCCGGCCAATACTTTAATCAGAGAAAATCGCGTTATTGAGAAAATCATAGAAAAGGAATTAAGACCTTACTTAAAAGAGGATACAAAAGAAAACCTATCAAATGTTGCTAACGGCCTTCAAAAGTTATCTTCCATTGATGTTCATTATCTGCGAAAGGAGAATCTTATCTTTCCTTATATGGAAAAGTACGGGATTACCGCACCGCCTAAAGTAATGTGGGGTGTAGATGATGAAATCCGGGACATGATAAAAGAACTGCAGAATAATCTGAACAACCTGGAGTGGGTACAGATACAGGAAAAAGCAGAAGAGGCTATCACAAAAATTACAGAAATGATTTTTAAGGAAGAGAATATACTGCTGCCCATGCTTTTAGAAACACTTACACAGGATGAATGGAAGAAGATTGCCGCAGAGAGCGGTGAACTGGGGTACCTGGTAGAGAAGGTTCCGGCATGGAATCCGGTGGAGGAATACCAGCCGGCTGT
It includes:
- a CDS encoding DUF3502 domain-containing protein; the encoded protein is MKKRWISMFLVFVLIVFSFTGCGKSDSKETTGKTTESGDAAGQNKYKGPSGNTPVIDGKVDTSKFVTVKMLVLGDPPKGGADKRVLEQLNKIFKEKLNAELDIQWIEWNNYATKYQMELVSGSDIDLIFTSSTWLNLWDNAEKSAFMDLTEMLPHYAPQLWADTKKEEWEGCTYKGKIVALPEHRKWQLSTPLFVYRADWAKEFGIDKVDSTDTLEQYCKAILANKPGVIPYNVGGSAGSNELYAMWLRQDTDYVLGAGSVGMAVPVTNKSIDEPWTSVSPVFDDKFLDFAVKMKEWGDAGFWPNDVMSTTVDTKAAFLAGNSGLYSVNVANYYPLFQEMAKENPKAELGGFFFDEKRGFAISDVVTQDACSITANAKNPERALMMYDLFQYDPEVYRLTQYGIEGEQYVINKDGYREKPASYKEEKDSYYWDMWSTRNDALEVPEFNPYKDKIDEINAMIKPWTRMNPWGSFIVDTSNMNAQVTAINEAGTTWLPAIQFGKAGDPADAVKQYRDALTNAGIEDYMKEVERQMQEFNKK
- a CDS encoding ROK family protein, with translation MDSFIGCDFGGTKLLIGEIDMQGNILGMKRYETGIKNHREAADRVLECLNDYISKVGFIGSPAAVGAGVVGVVDYENGIWKSMDHIETNPIPLGKLISEKLNIPAYIDNDVKCATGAEMIFGHGKDSQNFIYLNIGTGIAAGIVSEGRLIRGANNNSGEVGHSVIDLTRENQCICGRKGCVESLASGSGLHAQALCLYDDFETKLSRPSEGNRVNAAEVFRLSEEGDPLCHKLTQQLEDQLANLIMNMVRVSDPDTIILGGGLVSDGWLLPRIKEKLNPATMRGVKNGVILSSFDPRFVGLIGAGAIGLIGLQHQK
- a CDS encoding 6-phosphogluconolactonase, with amino-acid sequence MNIIIAENEQRFDQIAAWKIIGQMLSKPESLIGLSTGQTTMNMHRIVSEIYKMNPFDTSKVQVFNVDELINLPRTYSGSCYAMIKSQLCDSLNIPEEHFIMPPTFSEDFELECKKFDQALEAAGGIDLQMLGIGWNGHIGINQPGTPFESTTWVSPMDPIFEEKVRRETKVDENYYLGGLTLGIKNIMQARKVVLIAKGRQKAEIIKKALQGPVTVDIPASVLQLHPNCEVLLDTEAASML
- a CDS encoding ThuA domain-containing protein gives rise to the protein MGVSVCKYNAVIFVSPMGHDVNRVCTILSRWLNETGLFFVEAAGTYPGAEYSIESYMLNKEKAAKTDLFIFLCSDEYWSNREIELCLAEEVKKGKGVLFYHGLHPCFGNNPEIEKMIGLLWRETATHGDFNYWDITISDLPDKGRHPITEGVGNFRTADELFCRLENPWNVPVQVLATAYSDPEVISRWGHTGTGYEEPVLTVGNYGKGNTVNFILGHVWPFYTGHGLTENTTIALEPAEFKAMFLRSCEWAVTGQVLVTKEC
- a CDS encoding glycoside hydrolase family 9 protein, translated to MKEEFRKELIQSGFIHRPLPLYEDGRLETGLLKRKVLERKPIWADSIYPKLHHSGEGTVSVETNDGTQTIKLMGTSITYCWPEAMSPDGDCAFYGTVHARIELEHENWEQFHCMVFEVKPVCEGVRSVNLNLGIRNEGKVKVPDEYYREGTHVVNLKNGEWNPCLWEFGSMGRDEITELDFSCRLNGKDTSSGDKVTFYIRKVYLQKVMEPEPDKGWLCSTEKISYSSSGYFSIGKKFAVTARKSETFQLLEADTHKIIYEDRVRQQVFQGSEYFIMDFSEVTKEGTYILRCDGLETRPFPISENAFEEALWKVINFIFCERCGYPVPGKHGKCHQDVVAKHNGTLLSFGGGWHDAGDMSQQLIHTAEVTLALLEMADALEKQKIKEHKTEQDIYGTLLQERLLEEAMWGLEFVLNSRFGDGYRATSAGLVRWTNNRIGDEDDVEVRCHNHAFENLLCSGICAVASKLLADKDKELAWKCLEAAKEDYTFGINRFEEVGMELPIMWEHTYSSSKSQYYSLIVWTSSILFEQTKDEVYSGKAALYGERLLNCQEQEVKAGEFTGFFYRDESRKEIVHYSHQSREYMFIEALERLCLSQPEHSDLPKWERGIQLYGEYLKQLMEYASPYHMIPAGLYHESETEYKDTFKIMHLLVDYEEQKVNYQKQLKAGVELKDGYYVRNFPVWFSFRGNTAIHLAMGKGAAVAGAYLKDKELLSFAKEQLYWIGGRNPFHQSLMYGEGERYAQQYAVMPGEMTGELPVGIQTNENEDIPYWPHNNNATYKEVWTSSACRWLWLLAKIYQNER
- a CDS encoding Gfo/Idh/MocA family protein — its product is MIKIGFVDQYLDNWHSNHYPEYLLLAAELYGIDAKVTHAFAEMDHPDAVYGLTTEAWCEKYNCIHCKTYEELIESVDAIMVMCADDCLPHESLAQEALKSGKPVYCDKTFAPTFEAAARMFRLAEEYHTPVFTCSAQRFCMELLSFQKMETEEIEYCSTTGPGDMVNYSIHQFEMLEALMGPGAIRCQAHLSGEAVHILYQYETGRMCTFTQGNKMPFHLFASTKREGIKEIAVSDYYMNFMNKLLHFFQDREQLPVAKEETLEIMAMQQAGRWAIQNPGEWITIKYNSSVMQNKEIECI
- a CDS encoding beta-N-acetylhexosaminidase, which gives rise to MYLIPEPVCIKFTGEKCFRLCYNCRIILSPESDSQTFLHARILKKAIYQELGFDCPISKGSKTEGNIFFSFNNTLKTEEYHLSITELGVEISGGSNAGILYGIQTLRQIIKEQGAVLQGVEIKDFPDMANRGYYHDITRGRIPTLETLKALADKAAYYKLNQLQLYIEHSFLFRDFSEVWRDDTPLTAEEILEFDSYCKNLHIDLIPSIASFGHLYKVLRTHTYAHLCELENSDQEPFSFYERMAHHTLDISSEESFQFVVRMIEEYMPLFSSQFFNICADETFDLGKGRSKGLSDKIGTNEMYIIFLKRICAFIISMKKIPMFWGDIICEIPEAIQELPKETICLNWGYAPDHSEEGTKKLAMAGATQYICPGVSGWNRLINDLRTSYDNIKRMCSFGRKYGAIGILNTDWGDFGHINHPEFSTAGLIYGAVNSWNEHIPEFEALNESISYLEYGDPSKQFLHIISQLDEAVVVSWFEVICFKELKTGQLKREPYSPVLKEITLEKVRIANALLEKAIQRIYEIISGAKREKRSLYGAYILAAEGIKLWNEIGGVVSGCDTVIKKEEINELAVRLEYWYHEYKKLWRSTSKEAELYRIGEVIFWYADYLRKLN